CGTCAGGGCCGGCCCCCTGACGTCGACGCGCGAAGCCTTGTTGCCGATATAGGCCGAAACTTCCGTATGGATGATGCTGCTCAAGAGAACCGGTTTGAAATTGTCCGCGGTCAGCTGGTCGTGCGCACGCGCGAGCGCCTGCACGCGCCCGGAAATGATGCGGCCGAAATCTTCGACAGATGCCGCTCCGGGCTTGGACTGGGCTACGATGGCTCGCATCAGGCTCAGGACGTTTCGCACCCGATGGTTGAGCTCCGCGATCAGCAGCTCCTGACGCTGCGTCGCCTGGTTCTGCTGGCGCTCGCTTTCCTCGTTGAAGCGCAGGAGGATTTCCAGGATGCTGACCCGCAGGGATTCCGCGGCCTTGATCGTCGCCTCGGAAAAGCTTTCGGATTGACGATAGACGGTTTCCTTCCATGCCTCGAAGCTTTTGCGCGGCGTCAGCCTGACGCCATTGGGGCCGACGGTCCGCTCCTTGGTGGAGGGGTCGCCCGCCCATGTCACCGTCTGCACGAGCTCGCGCCGGAAGAACAGGAGGTAGTCGCGAGGCGACCGTGATATCGGCACGGCCAGGACGCCGGCGGCGCGATCGACATAGTCGGCGGCCGGCGGATGAACATCGGACAGGCAGTCCGTCGCGTAGATCCGGCTGGCCCCGGCCCGGTTGAGAAAGCGGGCGAGGGACTGGATCTCCTCGGTGGTCGGCGTCTGTCCGAACAGCCTTGCCTCGCCTTTCGCCCATACGGCAAAACCGTCATTGGGGATGATGGCGCGCAGCTCTTCCGCAAAATCGGCGACCGCCTCGATGGAGGGCGTCGCGGCCACGATCTTGGCGACGAAGCGATCGTGCAGGTCGCGCGTGGCCTCTTCCAGAAGCCGACGCTCCTTGTTGAGCCGCCCTTCGATCGTCAGGGAGACGATCTGGCCGAAAAGCTCCACGGCGGAACGCAGTTCCATGCCGAGCACGCGCGGCTGATAGTGATGCAGCGCGAACAAGCCCCACAACTTGCCGTCGATGATGACGGAGATCGACATGGATGCGCCGACACCCATGTTGCGCAGATACTCCAGATGGATCGGCGACACGCTGCGCGAGCCGGCCAGCGACAGATCCAGTAACTGCCCCATGGGGTCCTGCGCCGGCACGACCGGCACGACCGGCGCGTCGACATCGGCTATGATGCGGATCGGGTTGCGTACGTACAGGCTGCGGGCCTGCGCCGGAATGTCGGTCGACGGGTAATGCAGGTCGAGGAAGGACCCGATCCCGCTTCGGGCGGATTCGGCGATGACGTGGCCCGAATTGTCGGGGGAAAAGCGATACAGCATCACGCGGTCGAACCCCGTGACGCCGCGCAACTGCCTGGCGCATTCGCGATACAGGTTTTCCAGCGTATCCGTGCGATGGATCCGCGTGATCATGTTCTTGATGAGGATGCCGGGGTTGTAGCTGCTGGCTGCCGCAGGCTCGGCCTCGATGATGATCGACTGGGCGGACAGATGCAGCGCCACGTCGAACAGGCGTCCGTCCTGGAAGAGGTCGATCCCGAACACGCGCTCGGCACTGTCCGGTGCGGCCAGGACCTGCAACCGGCCGCGCAGCGTATGCAGCGTCCCCGCCGGCATCAGGAGGTTCAGCGGTTCGCCCAGAAGGTCGTCGACGCGGCGATCGACATAGTCGTGAATGTTGGTGGACACGCGCTGGATGAGCCAGTCCATCGAGACGCAGACCAGAAACCCGATCGGTTGTATCGAGCCCAGGAACTGGATGGGCTCGCGCTCGCAATTGGTAAGGTCGGCTACGAAGGAAAGCGCATTGTCCTGGGATGTCAAACCGGCACCATGACCCTGTCGGCTGAGGAGGCCGCGTCGTCACGCGCCTTCATGAAAAAATCGAAGGCGAAACGAGCAGCCCCCACGCAGCGTTCCGTCTCCTCTTTCGTAAAGGCAAGCTCGTCCATGCGCGCGGCCAGGCGGGAGAAGCGCTTGTCCTCTCCGGAACGGGCGAGGTACCGGAAGCTGGCGCCCGGCAGCCGCGCGGACGCATCGACCTTTTCGAAGCCGCGATGGATGAAGACCGCACCGAGGCGCGAGCCTTCGAGCACATAGGCAACGCCTACGGCTTCCGGCAGCCCGCCTTCGTCCAATGCGAAAGGCGGCATGGCCACTGGCGTCAGGCCCATGGCGTCCAGGTCGGCCTCGAGGTCGGCCAGCCGGCTCCACTCCGGCCATTCCGGCAGCCACTGCGTCAGCGGGGTTGTCGCCAGCCACGCCTCCACCCCGCCATGGGCGGCATGGTTCATGCGCAGGAAATGGTGGTAGGCCGCGATCTCGGGTATCGGCAGCAGCGCGGCAAAGGAGCGGTCGAGCGCCTCGTGCTGGCCTTTCGTGTCGGCGCGCAGGCGAAACCGAAGACTTTGGGAAGCAATTGCGTCGACGCTCATAAGGCAGCCTCACGATGAGTTTGCCGCGTCGGTTATCACAATCGGTCGCGAAGCGAAAACCATGTCATGGCCAGGAACAACAGCGGGGTACGCAACGGCGGGCCGCCGGGGAAGGCCGGAATGTCCAGCGCGCGCAGCGGGGCGAGCCTGTCCGGCGACCCCGCCACGAACTCCGCATAAAGCCGGCCGAAGAAGTTCGACAGCATGACGCCGTGGCCGGAAAAGCCACCGATGACCGTCAGTCCGGGATGGGGCGTATCCACGTAGGGCATGCGCGTCATGGTTATCCCCACCGTCCCACCCCATGCGTGGGTGATGTCGACGCCGTCAAGATGCGGATACAGGCCGGCGATCAGACGCCTCAGCGGGCCGGCGATGTCGCCGTCGCCGCTCATATAGGCCTCGCGACCGCCGAACAGCAGCCGGTTGTCGGCGCTCTTGCGGAAATAGCGCACGACGAAGCGGGAATCGTCCACGGCCTCGCCGCCGGGAAGTACGCGCTCCGGTTCCGCCAGCGGGGACGTCGCCGCGATGTAGGAGCAAATGGGCATGATGTGGGCGCTGGCGCGCGGCTCCAGCGAACCGCCATGGCCATTGGTTGCGACCAGCGCCCGTGCGGCCGTGACGACGCCGAAGGGCGTGTGGGCGCGAATGCCCCCGGGGAAGGGCTCGAGCCGCGTCACCGGGCTTTGCTCGTGCAGCGCCGCCCCTGCGGCGTGCGCCACGCGCGCCGTGCCGACAAGGAGCTTCATGGGGTTCAGATGGAAGGTGGCCGCATCCCGCAGGCCGCCGTGATAGCTGTCGGCGCCCAGCAGCGCCGCCATGGCGGACGGCTCGTGCCAGGACAGATGCGGGTAGTCGTAGTGCCTGGCCATGTGTTCGGCATGGGCCTGGTACTCGGCAGCCAGCCGCTTGCGGTGGACGACAGACAATTGCCCGGTGCCGAGATCGGCGTCGATGTCGTGTCGCGCCATGAAGCCCAGAAGGTGGCGCTTGGCATCCTCGGCAAGATCGAACAGGGCGCGGCTGCGCGCCCGCCCGATGCGCGGCTCCAGCTCCTCGGGCCAGAGGCGCTGGCCGGTGCCGAACTGGCCGCCATTGCGGCCGGACGCCCCGTCGCCCAGGCGGGCCGCCTCCAGAAGGACGACGCGCGCTCCTCCCTGCGCAAGGTGCGCGGCAGCCGAAAGGCCCGTGAAGCCGCCTCCGACGATGACGAGGTCGGCCTGGCGGCTGCCGTCGAGGCGGGGATAGCGCGGCCGCCCGGCGATCGAATCCTCGTAGAAGGAGCGGCCCGGCGAGATGGGAGACTGGTAGCCGGCCTCAGACATTGAGCAGCAGGAACTCCCGTTCCCAGGGGCTTATCACCTGCATGAAGGTTTCGAATTCGCCGCGCTTTATGCCGGCATAGGTAGCCAGAAAATCACGGCCCAGGACGTTCTGGAAGGAATCCTCCGCCTCGAAGGCGGCGACCGCTTCCAGAAGGCCACGCGGCAACGAGATGACGCCATCCTCGTTGACGGTGCGGTCCGTGGGCTGGTCCGGCTCGATGCCCTCGGTCATGCCGAGATAGCCGCAGGCCAGCGATGCGGCCAGCGCCAGATAGGGATTGGCGTCGGAGGACGGGAGGCGGTTCTCCACCCGCCGTGCCGCGGGTTCCGACGTCGGGACGCGGAACGCCGTGGTGCGGTTGTCGTAGCCCCAGGCATTGTTGGTGGGAGCGCTCATCCCGTGCGTCAGCCGCCGGTAGGAGTTGACATAGGGCGCCATCATCACGAGTGCGGCCGGCACATAGCGCTGCATGCCGCCGATGAAGTGGTGGAAAAGCTGCGAGGGCGACCCGTCCGGATTGGAGAAGACGTTGGCGCCCGTCCGCCGGTCCACGACCGACTGGTGGATATGCATCGCCGAGCCCGGCTGGCCCTGGATCGGCTTGGCCATGAAAGTGGCGTAGATATCGTGCTTGAGCGCCGCTTCCCGGATGGTGCGCTTGAACATGAAGACCTGGTCCGCCAGCTCGATCGGGTTGCCATGGCGCAGGTTGATCTCAAGCTGGGCGGCGCCGTCCTCGTGGATCAGCGTATCGATCTCCAGGCCCTGTCGGTCGGAGAAATGATAGATGTCGTCGATCAGCTCGTCGAATTCGTTGATACCGCCGATGGAATAGCTCTGGCCGCTCTGGATCTGCCGGCCCGAGCGACCGATGGGCGGTGTCAGCGGATAATCCGGGTCGACATTGCGCGACACGAGATAAAACTCGATCTCGGGCGCCACGATGGGCCGCCAGCCCTTCTCCTCGTAAAGTTCCACCACGTGCTTCAGCACGTTGCGCGGCGTGTAGCCGACGGCCTTGCCGTTGACGTCCACGAGGTCGCAGATGATCGCCGCGGTCGGGTCGGTCTCCCACGGGACTTCGGCGATGGTGGAGAAGTCGGGCACCAGCTTCAGGTCGCCGTCGTTGGGCGAATAGCGGAAACTGCCGGTCTCTTCCGGGTACTCGCCCGATATCGTGTGCATGAAGAGGGCGGACGGCAGCGCCAGAGAGGTATTGCCGGTGAATTTCTTGGCCGGCATCATCTTGCCGCGTGCGACGCCGGCAAGGTCGGGGGTGATGCACTCCACATCCTCGATCCGGCGCTCGGCAAGCCATTCGCGCGCCTCGTCCATGTCGGCGACACCACGCCGGGAATCCAGGAAGGCAGGTCGCTTTCGTGTCGCCTTGGCGAGGGGAGGCACGCTGCGCCCGCTTTCGCCGATGGCTGGGACGCCTGTCCTGACCTGTCCGTTCTTCTTGATCCTCGAGGGGGTGCCCGCCTCGGATTTGGGGGGTTTCGGACGTTTGGCCATGCAATCCTTCGCGACGGGTTTCGACGTCGATGGATGATAGCCAGTTCAGGTAGAGGCGGGCAAGGCGGCGCTGCCGCCGCCTTGCCCGGTTTTCAGCGTTCCGTACGCACGATCACGGGAACCAGCAGGTCGCCCCAGCAGCCATTGCCGGAATGGTGGCGTGCCGAGCGCACCAGTTCGACGGACAATCCTTCCTCCACCGCCTTCATGACCGACTGGTTGAGGCGGTGCAGATCGTTGGCGAGGGAGCGGATGGCCGCCTGCTGCGTGGTATCCATGGTGGCGGATTGCTCTTCGGCGCGTTCGCGGACACGGGTGCGCGGGCGCTTTTCTTCCATGACGAGGCTCATCTCGGTCTCTCCTTAAGAAGGGTTGTCTGGTTATTCGGCGGCGACGTTCAGCGGCGATGCCGGCCGGAACTGCGCACTTTCGGTGGATTCGCCCATGGCGGTGGTGGAGGATGTGCCGCCGCTGATGGCCATGCTGACGGCATCGAAATATCCGGTCCCCACCTCGCGCTGATGCTTGGTGGCGGTGTAGCCGTCCGCCTCGGCCTCGAACTCGGCCTGCTGCAGCTCCGAATAGGCCGCCATCTGACGGTCACGGTAACCGCGTGCCAGCTCGAACATGCCGAAATTGAGCTGGTGGAAGCCGGCCAGCGTGATGAACTGGAACTTGTAGCCCATGGCGCCGAGCTCCCGCTGGAACCGGGCGATGGTGGCCTCGTCGAGGTTCTTGCGCCAGTTGAAGGAAGGCGAGCAATTATAGGCGAGCATCCGGTCGGGATGCACCTTGCGGACGCCCTCGGCGAAGCGGCGCGCCTGGTCTAGATCCGGTTTCGAGGTCTCGCACCAGATCAGGTCGGCATGCGGCGCATAGGCGATGGCGCGGGCGATGCAGGGCTCCAGCCCGTTGCGCACGCGGTAGAAGCCTTCCGCCGTACGGCCGGCATCGTAGTCGACGAAGGGCCGGTCGCGCTCGTCGATGTCGGATGTGACCAGCTTGGCCGCCTCGGCATCCGTCCGTGCCACCACCAGGGTCGGCACGCCCATCACGTCGGCCGCCAGGCGCGCCGCCGTCAGGTTGCGGATATGCGCCGCCGTCGGTATCAGCACCTTGCCGCCGAGGTGGCCGCACTTCTTCTCGGAGGCCAGCTGGTCCTCGAAATGCACGCCGGCCGCACCGGCTTCGATGAAGGCCTTCATGATCTCGAACGCATTGAGCGGTCCGCCGAAGCCGGCCTCGGCATCGGCGACGATGGGCGCAAACCAGGTTTCGACGCTTTTGTTGCCTTCCGAATGCTCGATCTGGTCGGCGCGCTGCAGGGTGCGGTTGATGCGTCGGCACAGTTCCGGCGCGGCGTTGGCCGGATAGAGCGACTGGTCCGGGTACATCGAGGAGGCGGTGTTGGAGTCTGCCGCCACCTGCCAGCCCGACAGGTAGATCGCCTTCAGGCCGGCACGCACCATCTGCATGGCCTGATTGCCCGTCATCGCGCCCAGCGCATTGACGAAATCCTCGGTGTGGAGCAACTCCCAGAGCCGGTTGGCGCCGTTTTCCGCCAGCGTGTAGCGGATGGGGATGGAGCCGCGAAGTCGCCTTACATCCTCGGCCGTGTAGGGCCGCTCGATCGTATCGAAGCGGCCTGCCGGTGCGCTGGGGACGAGGTTGTAAAATTCAGTCATGTCCGGTTACTCCATGATGCTGCGCAGTGTGCTGCGTCCGGAAGCAGGATTGACAGAACTTCCGATCCGACGACAGCAGAAACCCGGAATTGAGGGCCCGCAAAGGTGTCGTCTTGTACGAGCTTTGACAAAAGCCGTATGTCATGATGTAAAATCTGTAAAATTCCCGGGCTGTAAAATTGCGGTCAAAGATTGGATGGCTGATAACAAGATCTTTGCCGGGCCACGGTTGCGTCGGCTGCGGAACGGATTGGGGCTGACGCAGACGGCCATGGCCGCCGAGCTCGGCATCTCGCCCTCGTACCTGAACCTTCTGGAGCGGAACCAGCGCCCATTGACGGTGCAGATCCTCCTTCGGCTGACGGAGATCTACGACGTCGACCTGTCGGGCCTGCAGGCGCGGGAAGGGGACAGCGTACGCGCCGAACTGAAGGCCGCCTTCGCCGATCCGCTTCTGTCGGGCGAGCTGCCCGGACCGCAGGAGATGGGAGAACTCGTCGACGCCGCGCCCAATGCCGCGGCCGGCATGGCCAAGCTCTATCGCGCCTACAAGGAGATGGAGGCGCGTCTGTCGGATCTGTCCGTCCTCCTGGCCGGGCAGGGCAAGGCGCTGGACGCCGCCGGCTCGCGCCTGCCCATGGATGCGGTGCGCGAGGTGCTGGAAGACAGGCCCAACTACTTCGCCGGCATCGACGGTGCGGCCGAGGGCCTGAGTACGGAGATCGGCCTTGGCGACGATGCCTATGGGGCGCTGAAAGCCTGGCTGAGAGCGCGGCATGACGTGTCCGTCCGCGTGCTGCCGGTGGAAACGATGCCCAACTGGCGTCGCCGTTTCGACCGGCATTCGCGCCGCCTGTTCCTGTCAGAGCGCCTGTCGGCGCCGGACCGGCTGCGCGAGGTGGCCTTTGAAGCGGCATCCCTTGCGCTGGCGCAGTCGATCGGATCGGAACTCGAGAGTTTCGCCTTCGCAAGCGCGGAAGCGCGGCGACTGGCCCTTTTCGAGCTGACGCGCTACGCGGCCCACGCGCTGATGATGCCCTATGGCGCCTTTCACGCCGCCGCCGAGCGGGCGGCCTACGATATCGACGCGCTCGCCGGCCGCTTCCAGGCCTCGTTCGAGCAGGTGGCAAACCGGTTGACGACGTTGCAGCGCCATGGGGCGCCCGGCGTGCCTTTCTTCATGATGGAGGTGGACCAGGCCGGCAACCGCTTCCGGCGGGCAGGAGCGCAGGGCTTTCCCGCCCGCCGCTTCGGCGGCGGCTGCGTGAAGCTGGCCATCCACACCAGTTTCGCCGAGGCGGGGCGGGTGATCGTGGAAGAGGTGGAGATGCCCGACGGGGCCTCCTTCCTGACGATCTCGCGGACGCTGGAGGGGTTGAAGGCCGGCTTCGCCGAGCGCCCCCGCCGCACGGCCCTGCTGCTGGCCTGCGATGTGGCTTTCAAGGACAGGGTCGTCTATGGCAGGCTCGGCGGGATGTCGCCGGTGCCAGTCGGGCCCTCGTGCCGGCTCTGCGAGCGGCCTGCCTGCCTGGCCCGGGCCGAGCCGCCGTTGACACGGCCGCTGGGCCTGGACGCCTGGGTCAGCGGCCTGTCGGCTTTCGATTTTTGAGTAGGAGTGTCGCTGGTGGATATGCGGAGCGGGTCATCCCAGAAAGCGAAGACCGAGGGCCTTGAAGACACGATGAGTCGGCAGGGTTTCGTCGCGCGGGCGGTGCAGAAGGTGGTGGACGGGGCCGAGGCGTGGAACCTGTCCTGTTCCACCCTCGGCAACCCGCCGGTCTACGACAATGCCGTCTTCCCCTGGGCTGCGGATGTGGAGGCCGAATGGCCCCTCATCCGAAAGGAGCTGGATGCCGTCCTGACCCGCAAGGGAGAGCTGCCCGCCTTCCATGAGATCTCCTCGGAGGTGCGCTCGATCTCCTCCGACCAGAACTGGAAGACCTTCTTCCTGTGTGGCTACGGCATCAAGTCGGAGGAGGCGATCCGGCAATGCCCGGAGACATGGCGCATCCTGCAGAAGATTCCCGGCATGAAATCGGCCATGTTCTCGATCTTCGAGCCGGGCAAGCATCTTCCGCCGCATCGCGGACCGTATAACGGGGTGCTGCGCTTCCACCTGGGGCTGATCGTGCCGGACGAGCCCGACAAGATCGCAATCCGTGTCGCCGACACGCTCTGCCACTGGCAGGAAGGCAAGGCGCTCATCTTCGACGATGCCTACGAGCACGAGGCATGGAACCACTCCGACGCGGTGCGCGTGGTGCTGTTTGTCGATTTCGAGAAGCCATTGCGTTTTCCCGGGCGCCTTACCAACAAGGCCGTCCTGAACATGGCCGTGTTCACCCCCTTCATCCGTGAAGGCTACAAGGCCCACAAGGCGTGGGAGAAGATCTTCTACGGAGCGGGACAGAAGCACCGATGAGCGACATGACGATGAACCAGGCGCGCTGGCGCGCGATGACGGACCATGACGTGGCCGCCGTCACCGCGCTGGCCGACCGGGTACATCCCGGCCTGCCGGAGCGGCCTGAGGTCTTCGCCAACCGCATCGGGCTTTTTGCGGATGGGGCCATCGTGCTGGATACCGGCGAGGCGATCGCCGGCTATGGCGTCGCACATCCGATCGAGCGGCTGTCGCCGCCGCCGCTGGACACCATCCTCGACGGGCTGGAGCCGGCAGCGGATGCCTTCTACATCCACGATCTCGTGGTTGCGCCGGAACGGCGGGGGCGGGGAGAGGCGCGGCAGGGAATCGAGCGGCTGCTCGCCATTGCGGCGCGCCTTCCGGTGACGACGCTGATCTCCGTCTATGGGACGGGGCCTTTCTGGGCCCGCTTCGGCTTTACCGCCATCGACGATGCGGCGCTTGCCGCCAAGCTCGCGGCCTACGGGCCGGATGCGATTTATATGCAGCGCGACAACCGTTTGTGATCTTGTCCAGTTAGGGGCTACCAAAAGGCCCGACTCTCGGAAATAGTCGGGCGTCCGGCCCCGTCGCGTGACTTCAGGAGATGCATATCTTGCCCAACCGTCCCACTTGCAGCCTCGTCGCCCTAGCCGCATTCGCCGCCCTGACCGGGCAGGCCGCCGCACAGCAGCAACTGAACATCTATAACTGGTCGGACTATATCGACCCGACGATCATCGAGGACTTCACCAAGGAGACGGGCATCCGTGTCGTCTACGACACGTATGATTCCAACGAGATCCTGGAAACCCGGATGCTGGCCGGCGGCAGCGGCTACGACATCGTGGTGCCCTCGGCCGAATATCTGGCCCGGCAGATCCAGGCGGGCGTATACCAGAAGCTGGACCCATCCAAGCTGACCAATCTCGGCAATATGTGGCCGATGATCCAGGAGCGTGTGGCGGCCTTCGATCCCGACAACGCCTACACGGTCAACTACATGTGGGGAACCACGGGCATCGGGTACAACACGGCCAAGGTTGCCGAAGCCCTGCCCGACGCGCCGCTGGACAGCTGGGCGCTCGTCTTCGATCCGCAATATGCCGAGAAGCTGGCGACATGCGGTATCGACATGCTGGATTCTCCCGGCGAGATCATTCCGGCGGCCCTGAACTTTCTGGGCGTCAATCCGGATGCGGCGTCGGCCGAGGATATCCAGAAGGCGACGGACCTGTTGCTAAAGGTGCGGCCCTATATCCGCAAGTTCCATTCGTCGGAGTACATCAACGCGCTGGCCAACGGCGACATCTGCGTGGCGGTCGGTTTCTCCGGCGATATCTTCCAGGCGCGCGACCGCGCGGAAGAGGCCGGTGCCGGCGTCGAAATCGGCTACTCCATCCCCAAGGAAGGCGCGATGATGTGGTTCGACCAGATGGCCATCCCCGCCGATGCGCCGCATGTCGAGGAGGCCCACACCTTCATCAACTACATGATGCGGCCCGAGGTGATCGCGCGCGCCACGGACTATGTCGTCTATGCCAACGGCAATCTCGCCTCGCAGAAGCTGATCGACCCGGACATCTTCAACGATCCGGCCGTCTACCCGGACGAAGCGACGCTGGAGAAGCTGTACATCAAGCTGCCCTACGATGCCCGGGCGCAGCGTCTGGTGACGCGCGCCTTCACCACCGTGCGGACCGGACAGTAGACGCGAAGGCGAGGCTCTGTTCGATGGCGACGCCGCTCAAATCGCTCGGTAGCATCCGGCGGAACTTCGATCCGTGGAACGACCCCACGGCCAAACCCCTGATCGAGTTCGACCGGGTGGTTCGGACCTTCGGCGACTTCAACGCCGTGGACGATCTGAGCCTCGACGTCTACACGCGCGAATTCTTCGCGCTGCTGGGGCCTTCGGGGTGCGGCAAGTCGACCCTGCTGCGGATGCTGGCGGGCTTCGAAACGCCGACCTCCGGCGATATCCGGCTGGGTGGACAAAGCCTGACCGGCGTTCCGCCCTATCGCCGGCCGCTCAACATGATGTTCCAGTCCTACGCCCTGTTTCCGCATATGAGCGTAGAGAAGAACATCGCCTTCGGCCTGAAGCAGGACGGCATGGCGCGGTCCGAGATTTCCGACCGCGTGGCCGAGATGCTGCGGCTGGTGAAGCTGACGCCCTATGCGAAGCGCAAGCCGCAACAGCTATCGGGCGGCCAGCAGCAGCGCGTGGCGCTGGCCCGCTCGCTTGCCAAGAAGCCCAAGGTATTGCTTCTCGACGAGCCGCTCGGCGCGCTCGACAAGAAACTGCGGGAGGAAACGCAGTTCGAGCTAATGGACCTGCAGCAGGAGCTTGGCCTGACCTTCGTGATCGTCACCCACGACCAGGAAGAAGCGATGACCATGTCGGACCGGATCGCGGTAATGCGCGCCGGCCGGATCGAGCAGGTGGCGACACCGGCCATCCTGTACGAGGCGCCGAACTCGCGTTACGTCGCCGACTTCATCGGCAATGTCTCGATCGTCGAGGGAACGGTGGAGGACGTCTCCGGCGACAGGCTGCGCCTCGCGGCCGAAGGCGGCACCCTGACGGTGGACGGCGCGCCGAACCTGGCAAAGGGGGCGGCCGCCGCAGTTGCGGTCCGACCCGAAAAGATCAAGCTCAGCCGCCGCCCGCCGGAGGCCGGCGCGGCCAATGTGCTGAAGGGCACGGTCTGGGACATAGCCTATCTGGGAGATGTGACGCTGTTCAACGTCAAGCTCGATAGCGGCACGATCATGCGGGCGACCGTCATGAACGCCTTCCGCGTCGCGCCGGAGCAGATCGGCTGGGAAGAAGAGGTCTATCTTTCCTTCCCCGCCGATGCCGGCGTCATACTGTCGACGTGAGGGCGCGGCATGGCGGCTGAAACAAGGGTCGGCGACAAGACGGCGGGTTCGGGCGGCGGCTGGTTCCGGGCTGGGGTGATCGGCATCCCCTATCTCTGGCTCGTCGCGCTCTTCCTCATACCCTTCCTGATCGTGTTCAAGATTTCCCTGTCGGAAACGGCGATCGCCCAACCGCCCTATCTGCCGACCTTCGACCTGGGCGATCTTTCGGCGAGCTGGGAGGCCCTGCGCGACCTATCCTTCGAAAACTACCTGTGGCTGGGAGGCGACCCGCTTTACATCAACGCCTATCTGTCGAGCCTGCGCATCGCCTTCGTGTCCACCGTCCTGGCCCTGGCGGTCGGCTATCCGCTGGCATACGGCATGGCCCGCGCACCGGGCGGCCTCCGCCCCATCCTCTTGATGCTGATCATCCTGCCCTTCTGGACAAGCTTTCTGATCCGCGTCTATGCGTGGATCGGCATCCTGCGGGGCGAGGGCTACCTCAACCAGTTCCTGCTATGGACCGGGCTGATCTCGCAGCCGCTGAACCTCCTGAACACCGAGATCGCCGTCTATATCGGCATCGTCTATTCCTACCTGCCCTTCATGGTGCTGCCCATCTATGCGAGCCTCGAGCGGATGGATCACCGGCTGGTCGAAGCGGCGAACGACCTTGGCTGCCCGCCCTTCTGGGCCTTCTGGAAGATCACCTTTCCACTGTCGCTGCCGGGCGTCGTCGCCGGGTCGTTCCTGGTCTTCATCCCGGCGGTGGGCGAGTTCGTCATTCCCGACCTTCTCGGCGGCTCCCAGACGCTGATGATCGGCAAGGTTCTGTGGGATGAGTTCTTCATCAACAGGGACTGGCCGGTGGCGTCCGCCGTGGCCGTCCTGCTGCTCCTCGTGCTGGTGGTTCCCATCATGATCTTCCAGAAGATCCAGGCCCGGAGCCTGACATGAGCGGCCGGCTATCGCCCTTCAACCTCGTGTCGCTGGTGGTCGGCTTCGCCTTCCTCTACCT
This genomic window from Aureimonas sp. OT7 contains:
- a CDS encoding HWE histidine kinase domain-containing protein; amino-acid sequence: MTSQDNALSFVADLTNCEREPIQFLGSIQPIGFLVCVSMDWLIQRVSTNIHDYVDRRVDDLLGEPLNLLMPAGTLHTLRGRLQVLAAPDSAERVFGIDLFQDGRLFDVALHLSAQSIIIEAEPAAASSYNPGILIKNMITRIHRTDTLENLYRECARQLRGVTGFDRVMLYRFSPDNSGHVIAESARSGIGSFLDLHYPSTDIPAQARSLYVRNPIRIIADVDAPVVPVVPAQDPMGQLLDLSLAGSRSVSPIHLEYLRNMGVGASMSISVIIDGKLWGLFALHHYQPRVLGMELRSAVELFGQIVSLTIEGRLNKERRLLEEATRDLHDRFVAKIVAATPSIEAVADFAEELRAIIPNDGFAVWAKGEARLFGQTPTTEEIQSLARFLNRAGASRIYATDCLSDVHPPAADYVDRAAGVLAVPISRSPRDYLLFFRRELVQTVTWAGDPSTKERTVGPNGVRLTPRKSFEAWKETVYRQSESFSEATIKAAESLRVSILEILLRFNEESERQQNQATQRQELLIAELNHRVRNVLSLMRAIVAQSKPGAASVEDFGRIISGRVQALARAHDQLTADNFKPVLLSSIIHTEVSAYIGNKASRVDVRGPALTVEASAFSTLALVFHELVTNSAKYGALSDSSGSVLVETVIDADGNCRIDWRESGGPAVIAPTRRGFGTTIIERSIPHDLGGEARLDYRLSGLVASFLLPERSFRPASQVPGGDVRAPTKEATGLMEAQNLSLDGLSGLIVEDNMIISLDAEQLMLDHGMRTVFIAASVGDARAIIDSETVDIALLDVNLGMETSFALVPRLNERNIPYVFVTGYGEKVELPAEAGSAQAIRKPFASDDLVAALNLALERSGPRD
- a CDS encoding biliverdin-producing heme oxygenase, translated to MSVDAIASQSLRFRLRADTKGQHEALDRSFAALLPIPEIAAYHHFLRMNHAAHGGVEAWLATTPLTQWLPEWPEWSRLADLEADLDAMGLTPVAMPPFALDEGGLPEAVGVAYVLEGSRLGAVFIHRGFEKVDASARLPGASFRYLARSGEDKRFSRLAARMDELAFTKEETERCVGAARFAFDFFMKARDDAASSADRVMVPV
- a CDS encoding FAD-binding oxidoreductase, whose translation is MSEAGYQSPISPGRSFYEDSIAGRPRYPRLDGSRQADLVIVGGGFTGLSAAAHLAQGGARVVLLEAARLGDGASGRNGGQFGTGQRLWPEELEPRIGRARSRALFDLAEDAKRHLLGFMARHDIDADLGTGQLSVVHRKRLAAEYQAHAEHMARHYDYPHLSWHEPSAMAALLGADSYHGGLRDAATFHLNPMKLLVGTARVAHAAGAALHEQSPVTRLEPFPGGIRAHTPFGVVTAARALVATNGHGGSLEPRASAHIMPICSYIAATSPLAEPERVLPGGEAVDDSRFVVRYFRKSADNRLLFGGREAYMSGDGDIAGPLRRLIAGLYPHLDGVDITHAWGGTVGITMTRMPYVDTPHPGLTVIGGFSGHGVMLSNFFGRLYAEFVAGSPDRLAPLRALDIPAFPGGPPLRTPLLFLAMTWFSLRDRL
- a CDS encoding glutamine synthetase family protein gives rise to the protein MAKRPKPPKSEAGTPSRIKKNGQVRTGVPAIGESGRSVPPLAKATRKRPAFLDSRRGVADMDEAREWLAERRIEDVECITPDLAGVARGKMMPAKKFTGNTSLALPSALFMHTISGEYPEETGSFRYSPNDGDLKLVPDFSTIAEVPWETDPTAAIICDLVDVNGKAVGYTPRNVLKHVVELYEEKGWRPIVAPEIEFYLVSRNVDPDYPLTPPIGRSGRQIQSGQSYSIGGINEFDELIDDIYHFSDRQGLEIDTLIHEDGAAQLEINLRHGNPIELADQVFMFKRTIREAALKHDIYATFMAKPIQGQPGSAMHIHQSVVDRRTGANVFSNPDGSPSQLFHHFIGGMQRYVPAALVMMAPYVNSYRRLTHGMSAPTNNAWGYDNRTTAFRVPTSEPAARRVENRLPSSDANPYLALAASLACGYLGMTEGIEPDQPTDRTVNEDGVISLPRGLLEAVAAFEAEDSFQNVLGRDFLATYAGIKRGEFETFMQVISPWEREFLLLNV
- the aceA gene encoding isocitrate lyase, translating into MTEFYNLVPSAPAGRFDTIERPYTAEDVRRLRGSIPIRYTLAENGANRLWELLHTEDFVNALGAMTGNQAMQMVRAGLKAIYLSGWQVAADSNTASSMYPDQSLYPANAAPELCRRINRTLQRADQIEHSEGNKSVETWFAPIVADAEAGFGGPLNAFEIMKAFIEAGAAGVHFEDQLASEKKCGHLGGKVLIPTAAHIRNLTAARLAADVMGVPTLVVARTDAEAAKLVTSDIDERDRPFVDYDAGRTAEGFYRVRNGLEPCIARAIAYAPHADLIWCETSKPDLDQARRFAEGVRKVHPDRMLAYNCSPSFNWRKNLDEATIARFQRELGAMGYKFQFITLAGFHQLNFGMFELARGYRDRQMAAYSELQQAEFEAEADGYTATKHQREVGTGYFDAVSMAISGGTSSTTAMGESTESAQFRPASPLNVAAE